From a single Mycolicibacterium mengxianglii genomic region:
- a CDS encoding O-antigen ligase family protein has translation MTISPLLVAVPLVGIALYVCASTVGLEAAFIGFAVVSFSIPTFLEGFSSAAAYLTLVSTFGLLAIAILNFRHIRVGTAARVGIGIALAVSVLFLLLNVVSAFSYAITGWVSLTLPVAAAAAGAGTFTALRHQSPERYSRAVKFILAALFVGIAANAALGLKQAFFGYTPYELDSVLASGATYIVGGQVRPIGGYGSSQAYGLYMALLVPFLLFYAASLEKHWRTIANVLGVVGLVGLMLSLLRGSMVGGLAAIAVGLLLPANAMVQTSLRRARWTVPLVLVGLGAVAITQSDNPRWSAAVDRLISIFNLSSDTSYNARVSTTFPRALAAFENNIWGLGGGASGPVSQTYPDAAPLGPLTTDNGYLNLGIQLGIVGGVFLFSGVLAILFMLLKDVSPLARSSALIIVALLVAMVFGGYWNLAGPMAVASIMVGLGIADSRRNATGRGATDSIRNAEPLAAA, from the coding sequence GTGACTATATCCCCGCTTCTCGTTGCAGTTCCGTTGGTCGGCATCGCGCTCTACGTGTGCGCGTCGACGGTGGGGCTGGAGGCTGCGTTCATCGGCTTTGCCGTCGTCTCGTTCTCGATTCCGACGTTCCTGGAGGGTTTTTCGAGTGCCGCGGCCTATCTAACACTGGTCTCGACGTTCGGCCTCCTCGCGATCGCAATCCTGAATTTTCGTCACATCCGGGTGGGCACTGCGGCCCGCGTCGGTATTGGTATCGCGCTCGCGGTAAGCGTCCTCTTCCTGCTACTCAACGTGGTCAGTGCCTTTTCCTATGCGATCACCGGTTGGGTATCGCTGACCTTGCCGGTCGCGGCTGCTGCCGCTGGTGCGGGCACGTTTACCGCACTCCGGCACCAGTCGCCGGAAAGGTACTCCCGGGCAGTCAAATTCATCCTCGCAGCGTTGTTCGTCGGCATTGCCGCCAACGCCGCGCTCGGCCTGAAGCAGGCCTTCTTCGGGTACACGCCATACGAACTCGATAGCGTCCTGGCATCAGGAGCGACTTACATTGTCGGGGGGCAAGTCCGACCGATCGGCGGATACGGCAGTAGCCAGGCGTATGGGCTCTATATGGCCCTGCTAGTGCCTTTCCTGCTCTTCTACGCAGCGTCGTTGGAGAAGCATTGGAGGACGATTGCCAATGTTCTCGGTGTTGTGGGACTTGTCGGATTGATGCTGAGTTTGCTCCGCGGATCAATGGTCGGGGGCTTGGCTGCCATCGCAGTCGGCCTGCTACTCCCGGCGAATGCGATGGTTCAGACAAGCCTTCGGCGTGCACGCTGGACTGTTCCGCTCGTTCTTGTTGGTCTGGGAGCCGTCGCCATCACCCAATCTGATAACCCTCGATGGTCGGCAGCCGTCGACCGCCTGATATCGATCTTCAACCTATCAAGCGACACCTCGTATAACGCGCGAGTGTCTACCACCTTCCCGCGTGCACTCGCGGCCTTCGAGAACAACATCTGGGGTCTCGGTGGCGGAGCGAGTGGACCCGTTAGTCAGACATATCCGGACGCCGCGCCACTCGGACCCCTGACCACGGACAACGGATATCTCAATCTCGGCATACAGCTGGGTATTGTCGGCGGCGTCTTCCTGTTCTCCGGCGTACTGGCGATCCTATTCATGCTGCTGAAGGATGTGTCACCTCTTGCGCGGTCCTCCGCATTGATCATCGTCGCACTGCTGGTCGCGATGGTGTTCGGCGGCTATTGGAACCTCGCGGGGCCGATGGCGGTCGCGTCGATCATGGTGGGGCTCGGCATTGCAGACAGCCGACGGAATGCTACTGGCAGGGGCGCCACGGACTCAATACGAAACGCTGAGCCGCTCGCCGCGGCGTAG
- a CDS encoding acyltransferase family protein, which yields MGTRGVSERRVTDAHTQFLTTKYWPALDGLRALSIVLVLTFHVHDQLWNTFNGSLGVTLFFAISGFLITTLLLREEKRHARISLSNFYIRRIFRIVPLYAVALLLFSVLVLGFAQGQGAGNYLDRLPLLATFNGEFAGSGTFSHSWSLGIEEKFYVLWPLLAFGLPLCRRLRAIAVAVLVPLAAIFSFLPGVGYLGIYLPIIGGCGVALAANSRAGFRYVHALARPIAAYFLFAVMVVLLVFDRDLPLAETSRYAHTLFGIAAILVLPGVLLSNTWIHKFLAHRALAFYGTRAYALYLFHPLCLEVVDRVIPAGSNIVYLQLARFAMLFALSLLTAEVIVRVIETPFIRIGRRLTTKPVRGSTHDVENVEPTSTTSQTQPQ from the coding sequence GTGGGTACTCGGGGGGTTTCCGAGCGACGGGTAACTGACGCTCATACACAATTTCTAACGACGAAGTATTGGCCGGCACTCGACGGCCTGCGGGCGTTGAGCATCGTCCTTGTTCTGACTTTTCACGTGCACGATCAGCTGTGGAACACGTTCAACGGATCGCTTGGCGTCACGCTGTTTTTTGCCATCAGCGGGTTCTTAATCACCACCCTTCTGTTGCGAGAAGAGAAGCGCCACGCGCGAATCTCGCTGTCGAACTTCTATATTCGTCGAATCTTTCGAATTGTCCCGCTGTACGCGGTGGCGTTGCTGCTCTTCTCCGTCCTCGTGCTGGGATTCGCGCAGGGCCAAGGTGCTGGCAACTATCTCGACCGATTGCCACTGCTCGCCACGTTCAACGGCGAGTTCGCAGGAAGCGGAACATTCAGCCACAGCTGGTCCCTCGGTATAGAGGAGAAGTTCTATGTCCTGTGGCCCCTGCTTGCATTCGGTCTTCCCCTGTGCCGCCGGCTCCGCGCCATCGCCGTCGCGGTGCTGGTCCCACTGGCGGCGATCTTCAGCTTCCTGCCCGGAGTTGGTTACCTTGGCATATACCTGCCTATCATCGGCGGTTGTGGCGTAGCCCTCGCGGCAAACAGTCGGGCCGGATTCCGTTATGTTCACGCGCTCGCCCGACCTATCGCCGCGTACTTTCTCTTTGCGGTCATGGTCGTCCTGCTGGTGTTTGATCGAGATCTGCCACTTGCCGAGACATCGCGCTATGCCCACACCTTGTTCGGGATCGCCGCCATCCTTGTGCTCCCCGGGGTCTTGCTCTCGAACACGTGGATACACAAGTTTCTGGCGCACCGAGCTCTGGCGTTCTACGGAACCCGTGCGTATGCCCTGTACCTGTTTCATCCCCTATGCCTTGAAGTGGTCGACAGAGTCATCCCCGCGGGGTCGAACATTGTCTATCTGCAGCTGGCCCGATTCGCGATGCTCTTCGCACTCTCTTTGCTGACGGCAGAGGTGATAGTCCGCGTGATTGAAACACCATTCATTCGAATCGGTCGCAGGTTGACAACTAAACCCGTACGCGGATCCACACACGACGTGGAAAACGTTGAACCAACCTCCACCACGAGCCAAACTCAGCCGCAATAA
- the istB gene encoding IS21-like element helper ATPase IstB, giving the protein MATKTMAGSRDVTAELAYLTRSLKAPTLREAIDRLAQRARSETWSYEEFLAACLQREVSARESHGGEGRIRAARFPSRKSLEEFDFNHARGLKRDLIAHLGTLDFVTAKDNVVFLGPPGTGKTHLAIGIAIRACQAGHRVLFATASQWVDRLAAAHHSGTLRAELVRLARYPLLVIDEVGYIPFEPEAANLFFQLVSSRYERASLIVTSNKPFGRWGEVFGDDVVAAAMIDRLVHHAEVIALKGDSYRIKDRDLGRVPTVTADDQ; this is encoded by the coding sequence ATGGCCACCAAAACCATGGCCGGCAGCCGTGATGTGACCGCGGAGTTGGCGTATCTGACCCGGTCCCTGAAAGCGCCGACGCTGCGCGAGGCAATCGACCGACTCGCGCAGCGGGCTCGCTCCGAGACATGGAGCTACGAGGAGTTTTTGGCAGCGTGTCTGCAGCGGGAAGTATCCGCCCGCGAATCCCACGGCGGTGAAGGACGCATCCGTGCGGCCCGGTTTCCGTCTCGGAAATCGTTGGAGGAGTTTGACTTCAACCACGCCCGAGGTCTCAAGCGGGATCTCATCGCCCATCTTGGCACCCTGGACTTCGTTACCGCCAAAGACAACGTGGTGTTCCTCGGCCCACCAGGAACCGGGAAGACCCACCTGGCGATAGGCATCGCGATCCGGGCCTGCCAAGCCGGGCACCGGGTCCTGTTCGCCACCGCCAGCCAATGGGTCGACCGCCTGGCCGCAGCTCACCACAGCGGCACCCTGCGAGCCGAACTCGTCCGCCTGGCCCGTTATCCACTGCTGGTCATCGACGAGGTGGGCTATATCCCGTTCGAGCCCGAAGCCGCCAACTTGTTCTTTCAACTGGTGTCCTCACGCTACGAACGCGCCAGCCTCATCGTCACCTCCAACAAGCCCTTCGGCCGCTGGGGTGAAGTGTTCGGCGACGACGTCGTAGCCGCCGCGATGATCGACCGCCTCGTCCATCACGCCGAAGTCATCGCCCTCAAAGGAGACAGCTACCGCATCAAAGATCGAGACCTCGGCCGCGTCCCCACCGTCACGGCCGACGACCAATGA
- a CDS encoding nitroreductase family protein, translating to MRSILRNSYRSTERFFIKRANIGAFRFVATQMAARDLRREAAAVVWGQYFSLHGDDRAELTAIRRDVHRIEKGLVMRPRRVPFGKDYVPALVESIARQIDRDALPPEDLAWANDVLSCYFDVTSEVSDDWVAAARTGFKALRINALGQGLVPAPRSQAPESDVSIDALEYLAIRRRSVRWFKPDPVDREAVDRALRVAGQSPSACNRQNIRFHLLFGPEHTEPVLQTVGGTRGFASQVPAAAVVIGRLAGYRHTFDRHAIYVDGGLASMSFLFALETLGLSSCCINWPDVASRYDAIRKHVALAPDEQVVMLIAFGHADPDGLVPSSHKRGIAYLRTRA from the coding sequence ATGAGATCAATTCTGAGAAATTCGTATCGATCGACCGAGCGATTTTTCATCAAGCGAGCCAACATCGGTGCGTTCAGATTCGTTGCAACCCAGATGGCTGCTCGTGATCTAAGGCGTGAAGCGGCTGCGGTGGTGTGGGGTCAATACTTCAGTTTGCACGGCGACGACCGTGCAGAGCTGACGGCTATCCGGCGCGATGTGCACCGGATTGAAAAGGGCCTCGTTATGCGCCCACGGCGGGTGCCGTTCGGTAAGGACTACGTGCCCGCACTGGTCGAGTCCATCGCACGCCAGATTGACCGTGATGCGTTGCCGCCTGAAGATCTTGCGTGGGCGAACGATGTGTTGAGTTGCTACTTCGACGTTACGTCCGAGGTCTCTGACGATTGGGTGGCCGCCGCACGAACCGGATTCAAGGCGCTTCGTATCAATGCACTGGGTCAAGGGCTCGTGCCCGCTCCTCGCTCCCAGGCGCCTGAGTCTGACGTATCGATTGATGCTCTTGAGTATCTCGCGATAAGGCGACGGTCGGTTCGATGGTTTAAGCCCGATCCGGTGGATCGCGAGGCGGTCGATCGGGCACTTCGCGTAGCAGGCCAATCGCCGAGTGCGTGTAATCGGCAGAACATTCGATTTCACCTTCTGTTCGGCCCTGAGCACACCGAACCGGTGCTGCAAACTGTCGGGGGGACGCGAGGCTTTGCGAGTCAGGTTCCGGCTGCAGCGGTGGTAATCGGTCGATTGGCTGGTTACCGGCACACCTTCGATCGCCACGCCATCTATGTCGATGGCGGACTTGCGTCGATGAGTTTTCTTTTCGCGCTGGAGACTCTCGGTCTCTCCTCTTGCTGTATCAACTGGCCTGACGTGGCTTCTCGTTACGATGCCATTAGGAAGCACGTCGCGCTGGCTCCCGATGAACAGGTAGTAATGCTCATTGCGTTCGGCCATGCTGACCCAGATGGTCTCGTGCCCTCCTCCCATAAGCGAGGGATTGCATATCTGAGGACGCGAGCCTGA
- a CDS encoding flippase gives MGAGFVVAILLARQYGPEGLGLITTASASVVIVLGFSALGLSGVLVRELVEKYPNRGMIILTVSLAKLAAGAVLLGALVLGLRMFAKDPSVVSLALIMGAGYLFSALDPVDALYNAQEDFVRLVAFRLAALTVSTAVKLGAIVFDWGLEYVALGYALDYALVYVLPTLGFLVRPRGGVRDPDFRFGVDFQELVALLKRSWPVLVSGGFAQINLRSDALLIAALASIADVGLYAAASRLSEAWSVLAMALVTATFPGLVKLARTDVSSYGVRLSSLLRQLIWLSLAGGVAVTLFAHWIIELLYGPEFAPAAVILSIHIFGGVFLFIRTAVSRWLIVEELLMFSLVSHAAGALVNVALNLVLVPTIGIVGAAWASVVSYATSGFLFLLLSQRTRTMFWMICWSALPERLVRGRVEALAAVMAERRVQ, from the coding sequence ATGGGCGCAGGGTTCGTCGTCGCAATTCTCCTTGCGCGGCAATATGGCCCGGAGGGCCTCGGCCTGATCACCACGGCGAGTGCATCCGTTGTGATTGTGCTGGGGTTCTCTGCATTGGGATTAAGTGGAGTCCTTGTGCGTGAACTGGTCGAGAAGTATCCCAACCGCGGGATGATCATCCTCACGGTCTCTTTGGCGAAACTCGCCGCGGGTGCGGTACTTCTTGGAGCGCTGGTGCTCGGCCTTCGGATGTTTGCCAAAGATCCCAGCGTCGTGAGCCTTGCTCTCATCATGGGGGCCGGCTATTTATTTTCCGCGCTGGACCCAGTCGATGCTCTTTACAACGCTCAGGAAGATTTTGTTCGGCTGGTTGCATTTCGGCTGGCGGCTCTCACGGTGTCGACCGCGGTCAAACTCGGGGCGATCGTCTTCGACTGGGGCCTGGAGTACGTTGCCCTCGGCTACGCGCTTGACTACGCACTCGTATACGTTCTTCCGACTCTGGGCTTCTTGGTGCGTCCGAGGGGCGGTGTGCGGGACCCAGACTTCAGATTTGGGGTTGACTTCCAGGAACTGGTGGCACTCCTGAAGCGCAGCTGGCCTGTCTTGGTTTCAGGTGGATTCGCGCAGATAAACCTTCGGTCCGATGCGTTGCTCATAGCTGCTTTGGCCTCGATCGCGGACGTGGGGCTTTACGCTGCGGCCAGTCGCCTGTCAGAGGCATGGTCCGTGCTCGCGATGGCCCTTGTCACAGCCACTTTTCCGGGGCTCGTGAAGCTCGCCCGGACTGATGTATCCAGCTATGGGGTTCGGTTGTCGAGTCTGCTCCGTCAGCTCATCTGGTTATCGCTCGCCGGCGGTGTTGCCGTCACGCTATTCGCCCACTGGATCATTGAGCTGTTGTACGGCCCCGAGTTCGCCCCTGCCGCGGTAATACTCTCGATTCATATTTTCGGTGGAGTCTTCCTCTTCATCCGCACCGCCGTTTCTCGTTGGCTGATCGTGGAGGAGCTTTTGATGTTCTCCCTTGTTTCTCATGCGGCCGGCGCTTTGGTTAACGTGGCCCTCAATCTCGTGCTCGTTCCCACGATCGGCATCGTGGGCGCCGCTTGGGCCTCTGTGGTGTCATATGCGACGAGCGGGTTCCTTTTCCTGCTGCTGTCGCAGCGGACGCGGACGATGTTCTGGATGATCTGTTGGTCTGCGCTACCGGAACGTTTGGTGCGCGGACGTGTTGAAGCACTTGCAGCCGTGATGGCCGAGCGGAGGGTCCAATGA
- a CDS encoding polysaccharide pyruvyl transferase family protein — protein sequence MRVLIYGVNSQNKGAQLLLAAASKRLIAMGHVPVVSARDVAREARHAAGAVGMFSVERLGPLRSIGLDVLPRSLAGKLPVAGDAGFDYVLDASGFSLTDAWGMAPVTSRASRLARWTARGTGFAMLPQAFGPFSSPEMRNGVSQILAYADRVWARDRASLGYLTELHSRGPEISVAPDITIGHAVVESSSAAAGAVVLVPNWNLATRSGADGKQSYLAALSDIASDLVRRGQPVLGLSHEGKRDFDLIAAVAERVPGMRIASPATGTEAKAVLAKADLVIAGRYHALVSALSSCVPVIAHSWSHKYASLMGDFEVADGLADPLSAASTLERIDALDLPSERARLAAVKPEVVARVDVVWSEVAELIAAHGTRISG from the coding sequence GTGAGAGTCCTAATTTATGGCGTCAATTCGCAGAACAAAGGCGCCCAGCTTCTTTTGGCCGCTGCGTCGAAGCGACTCATTGCGATGGGGCATGTGCCGGTAGTCAGTGCGAGAGACGTTGCCCGCGAGGCGCGGCATGCTGCGGGCGCAGTCGGCATGTTCTCAGTGGAGCGATTAGGGCCGCTGAGAAGCATCGGCCTGGATGTTCTTCCGCGGTCGCTCGCCGGAAAGCTTCCGGTTGCAGGGGATGCGGGCTTCGATTATGTTCTTGACGCCTCTGGGTTCAGCCTGACTGATGCTTGGGGAATGGCCCCGGTGACTTCTCGGGCGTCCAGGCTGGCGCGTTGGACGGCTCGTGGAACGGGATTCGCGATGCTTCCGCAAGCATTCGGCCCGTTCTCCAGCCCCGAGATGCGAAACGGGGTATCCCAGATACTGGCTTACGCGGACCGTGTATGGGCTCGCGATCGGGCCTCACTCGGGTATCTCACCGAACTCCACTCGCGGGGCCCGGAAATCAGCGTTGCACCTGACATCACAATTGGGCACGCCGTAGTTGAATCGAGCTCAGCTGCCGCAGGCGCCGTTGTCCTGGTTCCGAATTGGAATCTAGCGACCAGGTCGGGCGCTGACGGTAAGCAGTCATATCTGGCTGCACTGTCTGACATTGCATCAGACCTTGTTCGGCGGGGCCAACCAGTCTTGGGGTTATCGCATGAGGGCAAGCGGGACTTCGACTTGATTGCCGCTGTGGCAGAACGGGTACCGGGTATGCGGATAGCGTCGCCAGCTACTGGGACGGAGGCGAAGGCTGTTCTTGCGAAAGCAGATCTCGTGATCGCAGGTCGTTATCACGCTCTTGTTAGTGCGCTGTCGAGTTGCGTACCCGTGATTGCACACAGCTGGTCGCATAAGTACGCGTCGCTGATGGGCGACTTCGAAGTTGCGGATGGTCTTGCAGACCCGCTTTCTGCGGCGTCGACGCTTGAACGCATTGATGCGCTGGACCTTCCATCAGAGCGCGCTCGACTCGCAGCGGTGAAGCCGGAGGTTGTCGCGCGGGTTGACGTTGTGTGGTCCGAGGTCGCGGAGCTAATTGCTGCCCACGGAACTCGCATCAGTGGCTAA
- a CDS encoding glycosyltransferase, with translation MRDADLVVSLTPQSDMALATTSLRWVAYLRGLPWPSAGEASALRTVAWRNLERLALRRALETWSTTTILVEEARIANCRLVPPGIRAPADSSKPSGVGQEFVWAARYSEDKNPGLFLNVMAKSGAHGVMYGTGPLEEKLRLSAPSNVNVAGWRNKADLWREARAYVGTSFREAFGRSAVEAAMLGLPVVLSDRFGCAPMLYTDPALACRFVLPTDAPSRWLSAIDDLDSDESLRKEAAAHVSANARGLTIESAVRNVQNASAAACRTLSS, from the coding sequence GTGCGTGACGCGGATCTCGTCGTGAGCCTCACCCCACAGTCGGATATGGCGCTCGCGACGACCAGCCTGCGTTGGGTCGCCTACTTGCGCGGACTTCCGTGGCCCTCCGCGGGGGAGGCCAGCGCGCTTCGTACGGTCGCCTGGCGCAATCTCGAGCGACTTGCACTACGTCGTGCGTTGGAGACGTGGTCCACCACGACGATCCTGGTAGAGGAGGCGCGAATAGCAAACTGCCGCCTGGTGCCCCCGGGGATACGGGCGCCTGCAGATTCGTCGAAGCCATCTGGCGTGGGCCAGGAGTTCGTCTGGGCTGCAAGGTATTCGGAGGACAAAAACCCCGGATTGTTCTTGAACGTGATGGCCAAGAGTGGCGCGCACGGGGTGATGTACGGCACCGGCCCTCTGGAAGAGAAACTGCGGCTGTCGGCGCCGAGTAACGTCAATGTTGCAGGTTGGCGCAACAAGGCGGATTTGTGGCGTGAGGCTCGAGCTTACGTTGGTACGTCGTTTCGTGAGGCGTTTGGACGGAGCGCAGTCGAAGCTGCAATGTTGGGTCTCCCCGTCGTCCTCTCGGATCGATTTGGTTGTGCGCCGATGCTGTACACGGATCCCGCGCTTGCGTGCCGTTTCGTGCTGCCAACAGACGCGCCCAGTCGTTGGCTCAGCGCGATTGACGATCTGGACAGCGATGAGAGTCTAAGGAAAGAGGCCGCAGCGCATGTGTCGGCGAATGCGCGTGGCCTCACGATTGAAAGCGCCGTGCGCAACGTGCAGAATGCATCGGCAGCCGCCTGCCGAACGCTATCTTCCTAA
- a CDS encoding NAD-dependent epimerase/dehydratase family protein: MSQVQPGNRIAVTGATGFVGQILVKHLAVHGYEVVGVSESAKPPPGIADYLHAYRPADLTRGWPKVRNLAGLVHLAGLAAVGPSFDRPQEYITTNSAMITHLFEQALADGWQGRAIVVSSGAVYGGAVDPKGFTEESPLLATSPYVVSKLLVERQAEYYRRRGVDALVVRPFNHIGPGQHPGFIVPDLTAKVVAWQPGAELPVGNLDSKRDYTDVRDIVSAYQALLELQEPRDATYNVCTGVARSGREILEAICAAVGKPVPPTVATDHRAIDPSVITGNADRLGSETGWEPRIELQTSIDDFVASTCVNEPPIQQVPQSGESGSR; this comes from the coding sequence ATGAGTCAAGTACAGCCGGGGAATCGAATCGCAGTCACCGGGGCCACCGGGTTTGTTGGGCAGATATTAGTCAAGCATCTAGCCGTTCACGGCTACGAGGTAGTGGGCGTCTCCGAAAGTGCGAAGCCCCCACCGGGAATCGCCGACTATCTGCACGCTTATCGCCCTGCTGACCTGACACGCGGGTGGCCGAAGGTCCGAAATCTCGCAGGACTCGTGCACTTGGCCGGGCTTGCGGCGGTCGGGCCGTCGTTCGACCGTCCGCAGGAGTACATCACCACCAACAGCGCGATGATCACTCATCTCTTCGAGCAAGCCTTGGCTGACGGCTGGCAGGGCCGGGCGATTGTGGTGAGTTCAGGTGCCGTGTACGGCGGTGCAGTAGACCCGAAAGGGTTCACGGAGGAGTCTCCGTTGTTGGCCACATCGCCGTACGTCGTTTCAAAATTATTGGTGGAACGCCAAGCTGAGTATTACCGACGGCGCGGCGTCGACGCGCTTGTTGTTAGGCCGTTTAACCACATCGGGCCGGGGCAGCACCCCGGCTTCATCGTTCCGGATTTGACGGCGAAAGTCGTCGCATGGCAACCCGGAGCGGAGCTTCCGGTCGGAAATCTCGATTCAAAACGCGATTACACCGACGTGCGAGACATCGTTTCGGCGTACCAAGCGCTACTGGAATTGCAGGAGCCACGCGATGCCACGTACAACGTGTGCACCGGGGTGGCCAGGTCAGGGCGGGAGATTTTGGAAGCGATCTGCGCAGCGGTGGGTAAGCCGGTCCCTCCCACAGTGGCGACAGACCATCGAGCAATTGATCCGTCCGTGATCACAGGGAATGCTGATCGCCTCGGAAGCGAAACAGGTTGGGAGCCAAGAATCGAACTCCAAACTTCAATCGACGACTTTGTAGCGTCAACCTGTGTTAACGAACCGCCGATTCAACAAGTCCCTCAATCAGGAGAGTCCGGTAGCCGGTGA
- a CDS encoding GDP-mannose 4,6-dehydratase, with protein sequence MKTALITGITGQDGGHLAALLHDKDYEIYGIIRGQSNLKKERLLEEFPYVKLIEADLLDPSSILRAVDQSDPDEFYNLAAISHVGYSFKNPTLTLDTTAGGVLNCLEAIRMTGRVEKTRFYQASTSEMYGGLDYNRPGLGYDESSLFHPRSPYGVAKLYGHWIAKNYRESYGIFASCGILFNHEGERRGVEFVTRKITHAVARIHLGLQKSLDLGDLWPKRDWGYAGDYVRGMWLMLQHDEPDDFVLATGETHSIEDFLTQAFREIAIDDWSPYVNRSQALIRPAEVDILLGNPAKAESVLGWTREVDFPGLVRRMVQHDIADQSARFAVRAGIPER encoded by the coding sequence ATGAAGACTGCGCTGATCACCGGGATCACCGGCCAAGACGGTGGCCATCTTGCCGCCCTTTTGCACGACAAAGACTACGAGATCTACGGCATTATCCGGGGCCAGAGCAACCTCAAGAAGGAGAGACTTCTCGAGGAGTTCCCGTACGTGAAGCTGATCGAAGCCGACTTGTTGGATCCCTCATCAATTTTGCGTGCGGTCGATCAGTCTGACCCAGATGAGTTCTACAACCTCGCGGCCATCAGCCACGTCGGCTACTCATTCAAAAACCCAACCCTGACGCTGGACACCACAGCCGGAGGCGTTCTCAACTGCCTGGAAGCAATCCGTATGACAGGCAGAGTGGAGAAGACGCGCTTCTACCAAGCTTCGACTTCCGAGATGTATGGCGGGCTTGACTACAACCGCCCAGGATTGGGATACGACGAAAGCTCGCTGTTCCATCCGCGAAGTCCGTACGGAGTCGCGAAGCTTTACGGCCACTGGATCGCGAAAAACTACCGGGAAAGCTATGGGATTTTCGCGTCGTGCGGGATTCTGTTCAACCACGAGGGCGAACGTCGTGGCGTCGAGTTCGTAACACGGAAGATCACCCACGCAGTGGCTCGTATCCACTTGGGTCTGCAGAAAAGCCTGGACCTCGGCGACCTTTGGCCGAAGCGTGACTGGGGATATGCGGGTGATTACGTCCGCGGTATGTGGCTGATGCTGCAACACGATGAACCCGATGATTTCGTTCTTGCGACAGGTGAGACGCACTCGATCGAGGATTTCCTTACACAGGCGTTCAGGGAAATCGCGATCGACGATTGGTCGCCGTACGTGAACCGGAGTCAGGCGCTGATCAGGCCGGCCGAAGTCGATATCCTGTTGGGGAATCCGGCGAAGGCAGAATCTGTGTTGGGTTGGACACGCGAAGTTGATTTCCCTGGCCTGGTACGCCGGATGGTTCAGCATGACATCGCCGATCAGAGTGCACGATTCGCCGTTCGGGCCGGTATTCCAGAGCGATGA
- a CDS encoding glycosyltransferase, whose protein sequence is MATVEIAIAHDYLTQRGGAEKVVLALTRAFPDAPIYTTLYDANLTYPEFDQHEIRVSWLNRFPILRKFHRLALPLLAGAASTTKVDAKHTIVSSSGWAHGFHTSGSKIVYCYSPARWLYQPEAYLGAEGFTAKRIALAVLSPFLRRWDKRQASTATKYFAISTAVQQRIRDAYNIEAEVLPAPHSIDPTLPQEPVDITTVPGADNGFYLCISRLLPYKNVDVVIDALNSLALPLVVVGAGPEERRLQLAAGPSVLMVKNLTDGQIRWLYAHCTAVISASYEDFGLTPIEAATYGKPSIVLRWGGFLDTIREGKTGIYFDEPRSELVRQAVVQSGQQPWDPAVIKKQAELFSEERFAARLIEEISKQDQ, encoded by the coding sequence GTGGCCACGGTGGAGATCGCTATCGCGCATGATTACCTGACCCAACGAGGCGGTGCTGAAAAGGTGGTCCTCGCGCTGACCCGAGCCTTTCCGGACGCTCCGATCTACACGACGCTGTACGACGCCAACTTGACCTATCCGGAGTTCGACCAACATGAGATCAGGGTCAGCTGGCTTAACCGATTTCCCATCTTGCGGAAGTTCCACCGCCTCGCGCTTCCACTGCTGGCTGGGGCCGCCAGCACTACCAAAGTGGACGCCAAACACACCATCGTCAGCAGTAGCGGCTGGGCACACGGCTTCCACACTTCTGGTTCGAAGATTGTCTACTGTTACTCCCCCGCCCGCTGGCTCTATCAGCCCGAGGCTTACCTGGGTGCGGAAGGTTTCACGGCGAAAAGAATTGCGTTGGCCGTCTTGTCGCCATTCCTCCGGAGGTGGGATAAGCGGCAGGCATCCACTGCCACGAAGTACTTCGCAATATCGACGGCCGTCCAACAGCGAATCCGCGATGCGTACAACATAGAGGCTGAGGTGCTACCAGCCCCGCACTCGATCGATCCAACGTTGCCCCAAGAGCCAGTGGACATCACGACGGTCCCAGGCGCCGATAACGGGTTCTATTTGTGCATCTCCCGACTGCTGCCATACAAGAATGTCGATGTCGTCATTGATGCCTTGAATTCACTGGCGCTTCCCCTCGTCGTCGTGGGAGCCGGACCCGAGGAGCGCCGTCTGCAGCTCGCCGCAGGGCCGTCGGTATTGATGGTCAAGAATCTTACCGATGGGCAGATCCGCTGGTTGTACGCCCATTGCACTGCAGTGATATCTGCCAGTTATGAAGACTTCGGGTTGACGCCCATCGAGGCGGCAACCTACGGGAAGCCGTCGATCGTGCTGCGCTGGGGCGGCTTTCTCGACACCATCCGTGAAGGGAAGACAGGAATCTACTTCGACGAACCCAGATCTGAGCTGGTGCGTCAGGCGGTAGTCCAGAGCGGCCAACAACCGTGGGATCCAGCGGTAATCAAGAAGCAGGCCGAACTGTTCTCTGAGGAACGTTTCGCCGCTCGCTTGATTGAGGAGATTTCCAAGCAAGACCAGTGA